A single genomic interval of Spinacia oleracea cultivar Varoflay chromosome 6, BTI_SOV_V1, whole genome shotgun sequence harbors:
- the LOC130463213 gene encoding protein TRACHEARY ELEMENT DIFFERENTIATION-RELATED 7A-like yields the protein MPPPPNPTTAMPPPSNPTPPSSPAAFPSPPPPYPLLSPPPNPRFPPPHFPHLPHSPLPPPPNSTSPSSPASFPFPSLPPTLRSRQLATMGAPTDDLTKKIESLVSKVTNQEKYFDTSMEDNLKGKENLLDKFSANDIPKFKSTDNPKYHLKNFRATMTIKGVELELYPVSAAIAEVKATEARYQYN from the exons ATGCCGCCACCACCAAACCCCACCACCGCCATGCCACCACCATCAAACCCCACTCCCCCTTCCTCACCGGCGGCGTTTCCCTCCCCTCCCCCACCTTACCCACTGCTGTCGCCACCACCAAACCCGCGTTTCCCTCCCCCTCACTTCCCCCACCTTCCTCATTCCCCACTGCCGCCGCCACCAAACTCCACTTCGCCTTCCTCGCCGGCGTCGTTTCCCTTCCCCTCACTTCCCCCTACGTTACGGTCAAGGCAACTAGCAACAATG GGCGCGCCtactgatgacttaaccaagaagatcgagagtctggTCAGTAAGGTCACTAATCAAGAGAAatactttgacacctcaatggaagataacctcaaggggaaggagAATCTGctagacaaattctccgccaatgatatTCCAAAGTTCAAGTCCACCGACAATCCTAAATACCACCtaaagaacttcagagctacaatgaccatcaagggggtcgaacttgAGCTATACCCTGTG